The segment CCCATGAACCGGGAAGACATACCCCCATCACAAGGAGGATAATAAAAAATCTTTTCATATCTCTCTTTTTATTTTATTAGACGTTTTTCCTCAAATAAGGTTACAATCCCGACAAATTATCTCGCTCCTGGGCCAAAAGGGAATAGACATTCAGGTCGTAATACCGGCCATCTCCGGCATACTCACCGGCCCTCTCCACGCCTTCGAGCCGAAAGCCCAACCGGCGGGGTATGGCATTGGAAGGGGCATTACCCACGGCACACTTTATCTGCACACGGTTCATCACCCTGACATCGAACGCCCACAAGCACAAGGCAGCGACACTGCGCGACATGATGCCACGGCCCCGCCACGGAGGCAACAGCCAATAGCCCACCTCGGTCTTGCGGTTTACCCGGTCGGTCGTGACAAATCCTATCAAACCGCAAAACACCCCGTCGGAGAGAATTTTGAACGTATAATTGCGCAGGTCGGTGGGGACGGCGCAAAGCCCCGAAAGGAACACCGCCTCGTCGGCCTCGGTATGGAGGTTGTCGACAAACGGCAGCCACCGGCGCAAATCGTCACGCCAGGCATCGATGGCACGAAACAGCAACCCGGCATCGGCCTCGGTCGCCTCGATGAGCGTCAATGTATCATCGACAGGAAGTATCAAAAGAGACCTTTCCATCAATCATTGCTTATTTTATAGGTTACCTTGAAGCCATGCTGCCGGAGCGACCTTTCTATATCACTCATTCGCTTCTTGTTGGCATTGGCGTCGGGATACAAGACTATATAGGGAGGCATATCCACCAACATCTCTTCATACTCGTTGCAATCGTAATGATGGCCCTCGCTCCTGTCGATTCCTTCGGGCACCCATATAAAGCCATCGGCCTGAATAATGATTTTGCTGTCCAAGTCGATAAGAAGAGTGGTCCCCTCACTGTCTTTCGTAACAACCGCCTCGGGATCGAGATAAGTGATGTTCTGCCGCCACATCTTGCTGCCGTCGGTAAGCGAATCGGCCGCACAGAATCCACGTTTTGAAGCATCAAAGGTCAAGGTGTATTTTCCCTCGACATCTTCGCCGAGTTCTATCTGCCCGTTGGGTGCCGAATAGGGAGCATAGCTTACGCTAGGATAGGTAAAATAGGTCTCTCCCGGACGGGAGACGGCCGAGAGGATATAGTCGGCCGAGGCCACGGGTGTTCCCGCATATCCGCCACCCACATAAACCATATCCATGCCTTTATCCCAGCGCGACTGTATAAATTCCTTGGGAGAGTCGGAGGTAAATGTCTGGAAACTCTGTGCCACGTCGGCCGATACATGCTTGCTTTTCGATGCCACCATAAAGTATTCGCCGCCACCATATTCCAGCAAGGTGAGGTTATATCCCTCATTCCAGGCTTCATCGGCACACCGGCTGAGCAACTCGCGCGTGGGGACAAAAAAATACTGCTGCTCGGTAATGCCTGTACCCTCGCTCACAATGAATACCCATTCGTCGCCATCGTAGGTGGCCTGCGTGATAAACTGACCTTTTTCCCAACAGTTCTGCACCGACTCGTACAGTTCGTTGCTCGCACAGGTTATATACGACTGCTCGGTGTAGCCGGTATTCTGCGAGACGACAAACATCCAGTGGGTGCGGTTCGACGCCACATGGGTAATGCGGTAACCGGCCCCGTACTTCTCGGCCAGCCACTCCTTGGGCCACTCCTTGCCGTAGTAATACGACTGCCCCGTGTAGCCGCTGTTGCGGCACATGGCGATAAACCAGCCCCGATGGGTATGCGCCGCCGAGACGATGCAATAACCCTTGTCCCAATACTCCTTGATCTTGTCTTGTTGCAAAGGTTGTCCGCTGCCGCTGAACGACCACGACGTGCCCTGGTAAGGCAGGTTGCCCTGCATGAGCATCAGTACCATATCCTGTGCATGGAGCGGAAGCAAGGCGGCTATTCCGAAAGCCACCGCAACGAAAAGATGTTTTTTCGGCATATCTTTCTCGATTTGTTTCGGGTAAAGATAGTATATCTTCCACAAGAAAGCGAGGGGGAAAAGAATTTTTTTCTTTTCCCCCTCGCTTCTGTAACACGGTCGATATTCTATCGCACGATGCGGGTTCCACCCGACAAGATGGCGTCGGCACGGGTGATGACCACCTCCTTCACGCCCGCCGAAATGGCTTCGAAGGCATTTTCGAGCTTGGGTATCATACCTCCCTGCACCACACCGTCGACCACAAGGGCATCGAACATCGGTCGGTCGATAGAGGGTATCACGCTTTCGTCGTCGTTCTCGTCGCGCAACACGCCCTTTTTCTCAAAACAATATACGAGCGTTACATCGAAGTAGGGAGCCAGAGCCTTGGCAGCCTCACCGGCAATGGTGTCGGCGTTGGTATTGAGCAGCTGGCCGTGACCGTCGTGCGTGAGCGGCGCCAGCACGGGGACAACCCCGTCGGCAATGAGTCGTGCCAGTTTATCGCCGTGTGCGGCCTTGACGTCGCCCACAAATCCGTAATCGACCTCCTTGACGGGACGTTTTTCCGAACGGAGAATGTCCAGGTCGGCACCGGTCATGCCGAGGGCATCGACGCCGAGGGCTTGCAGACCGGCGACGATGTTCTTATTGACCAATCCGCCGTAGACCATGGTCACGACGCGCAACATATCGGCATCGGTGATGCGGCGCCCGCCGACCATGCGGCTGGGTATGCCCAACTGCTCGGCCACCTTGGTCGCCGAACGGCCACCGCCATGCACCAACAGTTTATGTCCTTCGATGGCGGTGAAGTCGTGCAACAGGCGTTGCAGGGTATCGGGCTCTTCGACGATTTTCCCGCCCACTTTGACAAGTATGAGTTTTTCCATGATGTTTCTTCCTGTTTTTTATTGGTCGCCAAACTCCATGAGGTAGGCTTTGATGAAGTCGTCGATGCCGCCGTCCATCACGCCCTGCACGTCGGAGGTTTGGTGGTTGGTGCGGTGGTCTTTGACCCGACGGTCGTCGAACACATAACTGCGTATCTGCGAGCCCCACTCGATTTTCTTTTTGCCGGCCTCGACCTTGGCCTGCTCGGCCATACGGTGCTGCAACTCTTTGTCATAGAGAATCGAGCGCAACTGGCGCATGGCATTCTCGCGGTTCTTGGGCTGGTCGCGGGTCTCGGTATTTTCGATGAGGATTTCCTCCTCTTCGCCGGTATAGGGGTCTTTGAAATGGTAACGCAGACGCACGCCCGACTCGACCTTGTTTACATTCTGCCCGCCGGCACCGCCCGAACGGAAGGTATCCCACGAAATGTCGGCAGGGTTGACGTTGATTTCGATGCTGTCATCGACCAGCGGCGTAACGAATACCGAAGCAAACGAAGTCATGCGCTTGCCCTGTGCATTGTAGGGAGAGACGCGCACCAGACGGTGCACCCCGTTTTCGCTTTTGAGATAGCCGTAGGCGTAGTCGCCCTCAATCTGTATGGTAACCGACTTGATGCCGGCCTCATCGCCTTCGAGAATGTTGGCGATGGCCGTCTTGTAGCCGTGTGCCTCGCACCAGCGCAGATACATGCGCATGAGCATCTCGGCCCAGTCCTGGCTCTCGGTGCCGCCGGCACCGGAGTTGATTTTGAGCACGGCTCCCAGCTTGTCTTCTTCCTTGCGCAACATATTGCGCAATTCGAGGTCCTCGATAAGGGTCAGGGTGCGTTGGTAAATGTCGTCGAGCTCGGCCTCGGTGACGACCTCCTCCTTGACAAAGTCAAAGGCGAGTTTCAACTCCTCGACCGATTTTTCGACCTCACGGTATTTATCAATCCAAAAACGGATATCTTTTACTTTTTTCATCTGCGCCTCGGCCTTCTTCCGGTCGTCCCAAAAATCGGGCACATGGGTGCGCAGTTCCTCTTCTTCGACTTGAATTATTTTCGAGTCGATGTCAAAGATACCTCCTCAACGCCAACTTGCGTTCTTCTGTCTCTTTAAGTTGTTCTGTGGTAATCATAAAAATATGTCTTGTGTTTTTACATTCGTCACAAAGATAACAAATCAGGCATACATGGCCTCAATCTCGGCATGAAAAATGCGATATATGGCGGCACGGCGCAGTTTGAGCGTGTCGGTAATCTCTCCATTTTCCTTGCTGAACGCCCGGGGCAGAAGGGTAAAACGCTTGATTTGCTCGAAGCGGGCAAAATTGGCCTGCAACACGGCAATGCGTTCTTGAATCAGTTTCTGTATGCTTTGGTTCTTCACCAGTTCTTCGAGGTTACGATATTGTATCTGCTTTTGGGCGGCATACTCCTTGATGGCCTCAAAGGCCGGTATGATGATGGCCGTGACATACTTGCGGCAGTCGCCGATGACGGCCACCTGCTCGATATAACGATCCTCGCCCAGTTTGGCTTCGATGGCCTGGGGGGCGATGTACTTGCCGTTGGAGGTTTTAAAGAGGTCTTTGATGCGTTCGGTGAGAACGATGGCTCCATTCGCATCAAGACGTCCGGCATCGCCGGTGCGGAACCAACCGTCGGCCGTAAAGGCTTGTGCCGTAGCCTCGGGTTTCTTATAATAGCCTTTCATGACCGTAGGACCCTTGACGAGAATCTCATTGTCGGCTCCGATTTTCACCTGCACGTCGGACAGCGTGGTACCCACCGAACCGATATGATAACCGGTCAATTCGAAACACGACACCGTCGCCGTCGTCTCCGACAGGCCGTAACCGTAAAGGATGTTTATTCCGCAACTGTGCAGGAACTCATTGATGGTATCGGAAAGCGGGGCTCCGGCCGTGGGGAAGATATTGCCGTTCTCGATGCCGACCGCCTTTCTGAGTTTCGAGAAAACCATGCGGTCATAAAACGCATATTGGCAGGCCAGCCACAGGGGAACGCGTCGGTTGCGACGCACATAGTCGAGGTTGCGACGGCGCCCTACGACAAAAGCGCGGTCGATGAGCCGGCGCTTGATGCCCCGCACTTCGGCCATCTTCTCCTGTATGCCGGTATAGACTTTCTCCCAGAAACGGGGCACGCTGCACATGATAGTGGGCCGCACTTCCTTGATGACAGTCTGTATCTCTTTGGGATTGAGATTGATGGCCACACGAATGCCGGACGTGAGACAGAAGTAGGTCCAAGCCCGTTCAAAAACGTGCGTGAGCGGCAGGAAACAGAGCGAGAGGTCGGCATCGCTGCACATGGTAAGACGGTCGAGGTGCATGCGCATGGCCTCGGAGAAATTGCGGTGGGTGAGCATGACACCCTTCGATTCGCCCGTGGTACCCGAGGTGTAGATGATGCTGGCCAGGTCGTCGAGCGAAAAGCCTTCGGCACGACACGCCAATTCGGTCTCGGCTCCGGGATAAGCCATCGAAAGGAAATCGGAGAAATAAATCGACGTGGAATCATCGGCGGCACGCTGCACGGCCGGGTCGAAGATGATAATCTGTTTCAGGGTGGGGCAGGTCGACATGGCTTTCCATGCGTTATCATACTGATATTGCTCTCCCACAAAGAGATAACGCACCTCGGCATCGCGCACGATATATTCAAGTTGTTCGAGCGAACCGGTGGGATACAGGGGCACGACGACCGCCCGATTGGCATAGGCGGCAAAATCGACCACCAAACCTTCGGGCTTGTTGGGGGTGTAAGTAGCTATATTTTCCTGCGTGAAAACCCCCATAGCCACCATGGCCCGCGCAGCTTGCCGCACACGGTCATGAAATGCGGTCCAAGAGATGGAATGCCACACGCCTTCGGGGGTTCTATATCTTAATGCTTCTCTATTGCCATATCGGCGGGCCTGACGGGCCACCGTATAGAATAATGGATATTCTCTCATTCCTTTTATTACAAAATCAGCCGCAAAGGTAAGACAAAAAAGTGTATCTGCACCTCATTTTCGCCATTTTTGACATATAGAGATAGCAAAACAACCCATTCAGAATATTCCAAAGGCCCTTTGCCAAGGGGAAAAAGGGGGTTCCATGAAGGAACTTGTTTTTTCGACACAAAAGGATTTTTCTTTGAAATTATGCTTATTTTTGTAGAAGATAGAGGGCAGCTCGGCATACCCAAACTCGAAAACTTCGTTTCCCCGTTTGTTTCCGCTCCCGCCTTTCGCTATTTTTACAGAAAACAGGAGGCAGCTCGGCATAACCAGACTCGAAAACTTCGTTTCCCCCGTTTGTTTCTGCTCTCGCCTTTCACTATTTTTGCAAAAAAAGAAAAGATTGACATGATTGACCCGAACGAACTTTTTTATCCGGCCGTCGACCTGTTGTGCAAACTGATTGCCACTCCCTCACCGAGTCGCGAAGAGAGTGCCACAGCCGACCTCATCGCCGAGTATCTGCAAGAATATGGTTTCACCCCGCAACGCGCCGCCAACAACGTGTGGGCCATTGCCCCCGGCTTTGTACCGGGACGCCCCACCCTCCTGCTCAATTCCCACCACGACACCGTGAAACCGGTCGACGGCTGGCATGGCGAAGCATTCACCCCCCGGGAAGACGGCGACCGCCTCTACGGATTGGGGAGCAACGATGCCGGCGCGTCCCTCGTGTCGCTCTTACAGGCGTTTATCGTGCTGGCCTCCCGAAAGGAGCCCTACAACCTCATTTTCCTGGCGTCGGCCGAAGAAGAGGTCTCGGGAGCCAACGGGGTGGCACTGGCCTTGAAAGAGTTACCTCCCATCACCTTCGGCGTTGTCGGCGAGCCGACCGGCATGCGCCCGGCCATCGGAGAGAAGGGCCTCATGGTCCTCGACTGCACCGTGATGGGCAAGTCGGGTCATGCCGCCCGCAACGAAGGCATCAACGCCATCTACGAAGCGATGCCCATCATCGACCAATTCCGCAAATTCGCCTTTCCCAAAGTCTCCCGCATGCTGGGGCCGGTAAAGCTCTCGGTCACACAGATAAAAGCCGGCACGCAACACAACGTCATTCCCGACCGCTGCGAGTTTGTCGTCGACGTGCGCACCAACGAACTTTACAGCAACGAAGAGGCGTTTGAATTGCTGCGCGATGCCATACCCTGCACGATTGTGCCGCGCTCGTTCCGCCTCAACTCCTCCCGCATCGACCGGGAACACCCCTTCATGCAACGTGCCGCCATGCTGCAACTCGAACCGTTTGGCTCCCCCACGCTCTCCGACCAAGCCCAAATGCCCTTCACCACGGTAAAGATTGGCCCGGGAGCCTCGGAGCGTTCCCACACGGCCGGAGAATATATCGACAAAGAAGAGATACGCCAAGCCATTGCCCTATACCTGCGATTGCTCGACGGACTCTCCCTCTGATCCCATTCAGGAAAAAACAAGCCGCGTCGCGACCCCAACGGGTTGCGACGCGGCTTGTTGTGATGGTAAAGCCCGGCTATGTCAGAATCGGAAAGAGATATAGAGACGGAGGTCTTTGAGTTTATATTTGGTCTTTTCGGTCGAAGAGAATATCTCCTTCATCGCATCTCCCACATTGGTCACATCTTCGACACCTTCAATGGCCAAGTCATCGGGATCGAGAGAAAGCACATTCATCTTGGTGTTGCCGAAGCGATATTCAATACCCAATGAAATGGCTTTATAAGAAACCGCAGCACCCGTAACAAACAGGGAGGCATATCCATAGCCCATATCCCAGCTATCACCGGTTTTGGTCATGCTCATGGCAAAAGTCGGGGCATAGCGGAAGTACCCATTGACGCACAATGCGCTCACGGGATTTACCGTCACAGACGGGCCCAAATGCATTCCGTAATCGATGCGGTGCATATCCGACTCGACCTCATAAAACGTTCTCATACCGCTCCACTCGTCGGTCGATTCCTCCCAACTTTCAATGTCATATCGGGCATATGTGATATCCATCCATGTAAAATCGAGACCTATTTTCAACATATTGGCAATGGGTTTCTTATGCAGGTAAAATGTTTTTCCCCATGTAAGGAACGCAGCCAATTCGCTTTCCTCTTTCGACTTATAATCGACGGCATCGAGTTTTTCCCAGGCATAACCGATGTTGAAATACTTGCGGCGCCCCTTGAATTCCTTGGGCTCCTTGGGTGTCTCGGCTTTTTCTTCAACGACAGGCTGACTTTCTACCGTTGCGACAACAGGCTGAGCTTTCAATGTATCGGCCGGAACGACGTCCTGTGCCCGGAGCATTCCCGCCGTGCAACAAGCAGCGACCAATGCTAAAATCAGTTTTTTCATAAGTGAATAAAATTTTTAGATGACAACATACAAAAAGATAATTGTCCCGACTCTTGAAAATCGGTTTCTCGACAAATGTAATGATTTTTTCGGATTTGTTGTTCATTATCGCCATTTTCTTTGCGACAAAGCCATGGCGGTCGTTCCAACCGAGAAACATCCGGCAATTAACCCAGCCGCAAATGGAGGAACCGGCTTGCCCAGCAACGCCACAACCGGGAGGAGCGACGGCGTTTCCAGCGCAGAACCTTACGAGGCGTATCGGTGGCCCGGCGCAAACGGTTATAGGCGCCTCCATAATCGCCTTGCGGGACAGGATAGAGCGAGAGTTTTGAAAGGGTGTCGAGCGCCGCGCTTATCTGCTCCTCATCATAGGGCTTGCTGATAAGAATGCGTATCGTATCGACCGCAAGGTCACTAAGTTTACGGTCGAGGCCCTCTTCGAGCTGCGGGTCGCAGATGGCCTCGCGCATACGTTTCAAGCCGGTAATCACCATCAAACGGTCGTGCATGAGACGTGACTGATGGGCCGGATCGGGTATATTGCTCAATCCCGACTTGTTCTCGGCATAATAATAGTAAAGTTGCACGGGCAAGAATGTCACCTGCTCGGCTCTACCAAAAACCCGGGTCACGAAATCCTCGTCTTCGAGAACGCATTTTTCGAGAAACCGCACATTGAGCTTCAAAAGGAATGAACGATTGAAAAGATAACTCCACAGCACGCCGCAGAGCGGATAACGCGCCATGTAATCGGGACCCGAAATGTCGCGGCAGTAAGGCAAGACAAAGTTCTGAAAGGGTGTCTCCTGCCCGGCGGCATCGACCTTGACGCAATCGAAACCGATAATCTGGTGACTATACAACGGTATGAGGTTGTTGAGCAACTGGGCCAAAGAGGCCGAATGCACCAAATCGTCGACATCGACAAACATGATGTAACGGCCCTTGGCGTAGTTCAGTCCCAAGTTACGGGCCCCTCCGGGGCCGGCCTTGCGCCGATGGTAGACACGCATATTCTCGACCTTCGATGCCCACTCTTGGAGTTTTTCGAGCGAAGCATCGGTCGAGTTGTCATCGACGGCGATGATTTCGTATTTGTCGGCCGACACCCCCGAGGCCACAATGGCTTCGAGGCAACGGTCGATATAGGGCAATCCGTTATATACGGGTATGATGATACTGACTTCGAGCATGGGACAATCTTTAAAAAGGCGAAGATAGAGATTTTTTCGGTACTCCCCGAAAAATTCGGGCATCTTCTTTCCTCGTAAGATATGGTGCAGGGGTCAATGGCAACGCAAGAAGAGTTCCACGACACGGGAGGTGCCCCTTATTCCCCGACATGCCAACCGGTAACCTGCTG is part of the Candidatus Caccoplasma merdavium genome and harbors:
- a CDS encoding glycosyltransferase family 2 protein → MLEVSIIIPVYNGLPYIDRCLEAIVASGVSADKYEIIAVDDNSTDASLEKLQEWASKVENMRVYHRRKAGPGGARNLGLNYAKGRYIMFVDVDDLVHSASLAQLLNNLIPLYSHQIIGFDCVKVDAAGQETPFQNFVLPYCRDISGPDYMARYPLCGVLWSYLFNRSFLLKLNVRFLEKCVLEDEDFVTRVFGRAEQVTFLPVQLYYYYAENKSGLSNIPDPAHQSRLMHDRLMVITGLKRMREAICDPQLEEGLDRKLSDLAVDTIRILISKPYDEEQISAALDTLSKLSLYPVPQGDYGGAYNRLRRATDTPRKVLRWKRRRSSRLWRCWASRFLHLRLG
- a CDS encoding long-chain fatty acid--CoA ligase, yielding MREYPLFYTVARQARRYGNREALRYRTPEGVWHSISWTAFHDRVRQAARAMVAMGVFTQENIATYTPNKPEGLVVDFAAYANRAVVVPLYPTGSLEQLEYIVRDAEVRYLFVGEQYQYDNAWKAMSTCPTLKQIIIFDPAVQRAADDSTSIYFSDFLSMAYPGAETELACRAEGFSLDDLASIIYTSGTTGESKGVMLTHRNFSEAMRMHLDRLTMCSDADLSLCFLPLTHVFERAWTYFCLTSGIRVAINLNPKEIQTVIKEVRPTIMCSVPRFWEKVYTGIQEKMAEVRGIKRRLIDRAFVVGRRRNLDYVRRNRRVPLWLACQYAFYDRMVFSKLRKAVGIENGNIFPTAGAPLSDTINEFLHSCGINILYGYGLSETTATVSCFELTGYHIGSVGTTLSDVQVKIGADNEILVKGPTVMKGYYKKPEATAQAFTADGWFRTGDAGRLDANGAIVLTERIKDLFKTSNGKYIAPQAIEAKLGEDRYIEQVAVIGDCRKYVTAIIIPAFEAIKEYAAQKQIQYRNLEELVKNQSIQKLIQERIAVLQANFARFEQIKRFTLLPRAFSKENGEITDTLKLRRAAIYRIFHAEIEAMYA
- a CDS encoding GNAT family N-acetyltransferase, encoding MERSLLILPVDDTLTLIEATEADAGLLFRAIDAWRDDLRRWLPFVDNLHTEADEAVFLSGLCAVPTDLRNYTFKILSDGVFCGLIGFVTTDRVNRKTEVGYWLLPPWRGRGIMSRSVAALCLWAFDVRVMNRVQIKCAVGNAPSNAIPRRLGFRLEGVERAGEYAGDGRYYDLNVYSLLAQERDNLSGL
- a CDS encoding M20 family metallo-hydrolase; translated protein: MIDPNELFYPAVDLLCKLIATPSPSREESATADLIAEYLQEYGFTPQRAANNVWAIAPGFVPGRPTLLLNSHHDTVKPVDGWHGEAFTPREDGDRLYGLGSNDAGASLVSLLQAFIVLASRKEPYNLIFLASAEEEVSGANGVALALKELPPITFGVVGEPTGMRPAIGEKGLMVLDCTVMGKSGHAARNEGINAIYEAMPIIDQFRKFAFPKVSRMLGPVKLSVTQIKAGTQHNVIPDRCEFVVDVRTNELYSNEEAFELLRDAIPCTIVPRSFRLNSSRIDREHPFMQRAAMLQLEPFGSPTLSDQAQMPFTTVKIGPGASERSHTAGEYIDKEEIRQAIALYLRLLDGLSL
- the argB gene encoding acetylglutamate kinase; protein product: MEKLILVKVGGKIVEEPDTLQRLLHDFTAIEGHKLLVHGGGRSATKVAEQLGIPSRMVGGRRITDADMLRVVTMVYGGLVNKNIVAGLQALGVDALGMTGADLDILRSEKRPVKEVDYGFVGDVKAAHGDKLARLIADGVVPVLAPLTHDGHGQLLNTNADTIAGEAAKALAPYFDVTLVYCFEKKGVLRDENDDESVIPSIDRPMFDALVVDGVVQGGMIPKLENAFEAISAGVKEVVITRADAILSGGTRIVR
- the prfB gene encoding peptide chain release factor 2 (programmed frameshift); the encoded protein is MITTEQLKETEERKLALRRYLDIDSKIIQVEEEELRTHVPDFWDDRKKAEAQMKKVKDIRFWIDKYREVEKSVEELKLAFDFVKEEVVTEAELDDIYQRTLTLIEDLELRNMLRKEEDKLGAVLKINSGAGGTESQDWAEMLMRMYLRWCEAHGYKTAIANILEGDEAGIKSVTIQIEGDYAYGYLKSENGVHRLVRVSPYNAQGKRMTSFASVFVTPLVDDSIEINVNPADISWDTFRSGGAGGQNVNKVESGVRLRYHFKDPYTGEEEEILIENTETRDQPKNRENAMRQLRSILYDKELQHRMAEQAKVEAGKKKIEWGSQIRSYVFDDRRVKDHRTNHQTSDVQGVMDGGIDDFIKAYLMEFGDQ